One genomic segment of Helianthus annuus cultivar XRQ/B chromosome 14, HanXRQr2.0-SUNRISE, whole genome shotgun sequence includes these proteins:
- the LOC110903917 gene encoding BRCA1-associated RING domain protein 1 isoform X1, producing MATDGGNPRAVRNAYVTVPSSARNSPKRHGDSGVKRQTVDGKRQKKTIGKQNDAKMETNSHPQTNGLGSSGGQTSVVLEQSPCAFCHSSKQTEGSGPFVAYAQGKEVTGNADNFSNVIHVHLKCVSWTPMIYFKDGLIKNLESEIIRANKLKCSSCGKKGAGLGCCRKLCQKTYHVPCAYDIPDCRWDDDFLLLCPKHASSKFPSEEKAKSGKKDTEKGISRHLNPSKILLNYGKDLVLCGSGLSSDEKFDLVDFASTSGAIVSIYKNNVTHVIAATDSKGACTRTYKILMAILHGKWILTMEWIKACMEAGHLVKEEPYEVLLDNHGSCGGPKEGRLRLQNNAPRLFNNLSFYFIGDFLPTYKADLLNLVTTAGGTVIETRDQLLLSSHEEDTKANVNEVTLVVYNADFSYNPGFEDATALKCRVLDEAEDLAQEVGCQVVPHIWILDSIACGLQPSIPRH from the exons ATGGCTACCGATGGTGGCAACCCTAGGGCGGTGAGAAACGCTTATGTTACAGTTCCG AGTTCAGCAAGAAATTCACCAAAGAGACATGGTGATTCCGGCGTTAAACGTCAAACCGTTGACGgaaaaaggcaaaagaaaacgatCGGTAAACAGAATGATGCGAAAATGGAAACAAATAGCCACCCTCAGACCAATGGTTTGGGTTCTTCTGGTGGGCAGACATCTGTTGTTTTGGAGCAGAGTCCTTGTGCCTTCTGCCATTCATCTAAGCAGACAGAG GGGAGTGGACCGTTTGTGGCGTATGCTCAAGGGAAAGAAGTAACGGGGAATGCGGATAACTTCTCCAACGTTATACATGTTCATTTAAAATGCGTAAGCTG GACACCTATGATTTATTTTAAAGATGGTCTTATCAAGAACTTAGAATCAGAGATCATAAGGGCAAACAAGCTAAAATGCAGCAGTTGTGGTAAAAAGGGAGCTGGTCTTGGCTGCTGTAGGAAGTTATGCCAAAAAACTTACCACGTGCCTTGTGCGTATGACATCCCTGATTGCAGATGGGAT GATGACTTTTTGTTGCTGTGTCCAAAGCATGCATCTAGCAAGTTTCCAAGTGAAGAGAAGGCAAAGTCTGGGAAGAAAGACACTGAGAAAGG AATATCTAGACATCTGAATCCTAGCAAAATATTGTTGAATTATGGAAAGGATTTGGTGCTATGTGGTTCAGGTCTTTCTTCGGATGAAAAG TTTGATCTCGTTGATTTTGCAAGTACCAGTGGTGCAATAGTGTcgatatacaaaaataatgtcaCCCATGTGATTGCTGCCACAGATTCAAAAGGTGCATGCACAAGAACATATAAAATCTTAATGGCCATTTTGCATGGAAAATGGATTCTTACAATGGAAT GGATAAAAGCTTGTATGGAAGCTGGACATTTGGTGAAAGAAGAACCATATGAAGTTCTTCTTGACAACCATGGTTCTTGTGGTGGCCCTAAAGAAGGGAGATTAAGACTTCAAAACAAT GCCCCAAGGCTTTTCAACAACTTGAGTTTTTACTTCATTGGGGACTTTTTGCCGACTTATAAAGCTGATCTTCTAAACTTGGTTACAACTGCCGGAGGCACAGTTATTGAGACCCGGGATCAGTTATTACTATCAAGTCATGAAGAAGATACAAAAGCAAATGTGAATGAAGTTACTTTGGTTGTTTACAATGCTGACTTTTCATATAATCCTGGGTTTGAAGATGCAACTGCCTTGAAATGCCGAGTGTTAGATGAAGCAGAGGATTTAGCTCAAGAAGTCGGGTGTCAGGTTGTTCCCCATATATGGATTTTGGACTCAATTGCTTGTGGTTTACAACCTTCTATACCAAGGCACTAA
- the LOC110903919 gene encoding BRCA1-associated RING domain protein 1 isoform X2 produces the protein MATDKSSAPKRHADSGVKRQTIDRKRQKKTINKRNDAKMETNSHPQTNGLGSSGGQTSVVSEQRRCAFCHSSKQTEGSGPFVAYAQGKEVTGNVDNFSNVIHVHLTCVSWTPKIYFKNGFIKNLESEIIRANDLKCSSCGKKGAGLGCYTVSCKKTYHVPCAYDIPGCRWDSMHLKSFQVKRRQNLGRKTLRKGLSSDEKFDLVDFASSSGAVVSIFRDNVTHVIAATDSKGAGARTYKLLMAILHGKWILTMGWVKACMEARKLVNEEPYEVLLDNHGSYGGPKEGRLRVQNNAPKLFNNLNFYFIGDFLSTYKADLLNLVTTAGGTVIETRDRLLLSSHEEDTKANVNEVTLVVYNADFSYNPGFEDETALKCRVLDEAEDLAQEVGCQVVPHIWILDSIACGLQPSIPRH, from the exons ATGGCTACCGATAAG AGTTCAGCACCAAAGAGACATGCTGATTCGGGCGTCAAACGTCAAACCATTGACCgaaaaaggcaaaagaaaacgatCAATAAACGGAATGATGCTAAAATGGAAACAAATAGCCACCCACAAACCAATGGTTTGGGTTCTTCTGGTGGGCAGACATCTGTTGTTTCGGAGCAGCGTCGTTGTGCCTTCTGCCATTCATCTAAGCAGACAGAG GGGAGTGGACCGTTTGTGGCGTATGCTCAAGGGAAGGAAGTAACAGGAAATGTGGATAATTTCTCCAACGTTATACATGTTCATTTAACATGCGTAAGCTG GACTCCTAAGATTTATTTTAAGAATGGATTTATCAAGAACCTAGAATCAGAAATCATAAGGGCAAACGATCTAAAATGCAGCAGTTGTGGTAAAAAAGGAGCTGGTCTTGGCTGCTATACGGTGTCGTGCAAAAAAACTTACCACGTGCCTTGTGCATATGACATTCCTGGTTGCAGATGGGAT AGCATGCATCTGAAAAGTTTCCAAGTGAAGAGAAGGCAAAACCTGGGAAGAAAGACACTGAGAAAGG GTCTTTCTTCAGATGAAAAG TTTGATCTCGTTGATTTTGCAAGCAGCAGTGGTGCAGTAGTGTCGATATTCAGAGATAATGTCACCCATGTGATTGCCGCCACAGATTCAAAAGGTGCCGGCGCAAGAACATATAAACTGTTAATGGCCATTTTGCATGGAAAATGGATTCTTACAATGGGAT GGGTAAAAGCTTGTATGGAAGCTAGAAAGCTTGTGAACGAAGAACCGTATGAAGTTCTTCTTGACAACCATGGTTCTTATGGAGGCCCTAAAGAAGGGAGATTAAGAGTTCAAAATAAT GCTCCAAAGCTTTTCAACAACTTGAATTTCTACTTCATTGGGGACTTTTTGTCGACTTATAAAGCTGATCTTCTAAACTTGGTTACAACTGCCGGAGGCACGGTTATCGAGACCCGGGATCGGTTATTACTATCAAGTCATGAAGAAGATACAAAAGCAAATGTGAATGAAGTTACTTTGGTTGTTTACAATGCTGACTTTTCATATAATCCTGGGTTTGAAGATGAAACTGCCTTGAAATGCCGAGTGTTAGATGAAGCAGAGGATTTAGCTCAAGAAGTCGGGTGTCAGGTTGTTCCCCATATATGGATTTTGGATTCAATTGCTTGTGGTTTACAACCTTCTATACCAAGGCACTAA
- the LOC110903921 gene encoding alpha-mannosidase 2, which produces MAFSTSHGGGISNVRRASTTWTRSLLPFTTTKSTKHTRKSRKRSALIDFFFANFFLIALSASILFFLLVFYLYGIPKPVISPLRTGRTGRTSVRLRKPVYRKSTSFRVSNGSVNLGLESADVDITTKDLYERIEFKDEDGGPWKQGWRVSYKGDEWDEEKLKVFVVPHSHNDPGWKLTVEEYYDRQSKHILDTIVETLLKDERRKFIWEEMSYLERWWRDAPDAKKESLIRLLQNGQLEIVGGGWVMNDEANSHYFAIIEQMMEGNMWLNETIGVIPKNSWAIDPFGYSSTMAYLLKRMGFENMLIQRTHYELKKELALHQNLEYIWRQSWDTYETTDIFVHMMPFYSYDIPHTCGPEPAVCCQFDFARMNGFMYERCPWGQHPEETTQENVKERALKLLDQYKKKSTLYRTNTLLIPLGDDFRYISIDEAEAQFRNYQMLFDYINSSPELNTEAKFGTLEDYFRTVREEAEKINYTRPGEIGSGQVPGFPSLSGDFFTYADREQDYWSGYYVSRPFFKSVDRVLEHTLRATEMTMAFLLGFCQRAQCEKLPTGFTHKLTAARRNLALFQHHDGVTGTAKDHVVQDYGMRMHTSLQDLQIFMSKAIEVLLGIHHDKNDQKPSLFEPAQVRSRFDAQPVNQLISANQGTVQSVVILNSLEQTRNEIVMFIVERPDVTILDSNWTCVKSQISPELQHNKMKIFTGRHRVFFKASVPAMGLQTYYIANGFVGCEKAKPAKLKISSTAKSLPCFAPYSCSQVEGDSIQIRNRHQALTFDSKFGLLQKVTETKSGSENVIDVELAMYTSPESGAYLFKPIGDAKTITETGSDIVVSEGSLVQEVFSIPQTGWAKSPVSHSTRIYICEGSVQELLIENEYHVELIGHEFNDKELVVRYKTDIDNKRIFYSDLNGFQMSRRETYDKIPLQGNYYPMPSLAFMQESKGTRFSVHTRQSLGVASPKNGWFEIMLDRRLSRDDGRGLGQGVMDNHPINVVFHITFESNISSVLDPVSHSGPISPSLFSHRVGAHLNHPLHAFIAKKPQEISVQPPPRSFSPLTAPLPCDLHVVSFKVPRPLKYTQQNLEEPRTVLILQRRHWDSSYCRKGRSDCSRIDDENLNLLNMFQGLDVLNAKATSLNLLHDDTEMLGYGESVPDVSQGRLVILPMELHAYKFDLRPVAS; this is translated from the exons ATGGCGTTCTCCACATCTCACGGCGGCGGCATCTCCAACGTCCGCCGTGCATCCACCACCTGGACCCGCTCTCTCCTCCCCTTCACCACCACCAAATCCACCAAACACACCCGCAAATCTCGCAAACGCTCCGCCCTCATCGACTTCTTCTTCGCCAATTTCTTCCTCATCGCCCTCTCCGCCTCCatcctcttcttcctcctcgTCTTCTACCTCTACGGCATCCCCAAACCGGTCATCTCCCCTCTCCGAACCGGCCGTACCGGTCGAACCTCGGTTAGGTTGCGTAAGCCGGTTTATCGGAAAAGTACTTCCTTTAGGGTTTCGAATGGATCTGTGAATTTAGGTTTGGAAAGTGCTGACGTGGATATTACGACGAAGGATTTGTATGAGAGGATTGAGTTTAAGGATGAGGATGGTGGACCGTGGAAGCAGGGGTGGAGGGTTTCGTATAAGGGAGATGAGTGGGATGAGGAGAAGTTGAAGGTGTTTGTTGTGCCGCATTCGCATAATGATCCCGGATGGAAGCTTACTGTTGAGGAGTATTATGATCGGCAGAGTAAGCATATTTTGGATACGATTGTTGAGACTCTGTTGAAG GATGAAAGGAGGAAGTTTATTTGGGAAGAGATGTCGTATTTGGAGAGATGGTGGCGGGATGCTCCGGATGCAAAGAAGGAGTCGTTGATTCGGTTGCTGCAGAATGGACAGTTGGAGATTGTTGGTGGTGGTTGGGTGATGAATGATGAG GCCAATTCACATTATTTTGCCATCATTGAACAG ATGATGGAGGGAAATATGTGGTTAAATGAAACAATTGGTGTGATCCCAAAAAATTCATGGGCAATAGATCCCTTTGGCTATTCATCCACCATGGCGTATCTTCTTAAGCGTATGGGGTTCGAAAACATGCTTATACAAAGAACTCATTACGAATTGAAAAAAGAATTAGCTTTACATCAAAATTTGGAGTACATATGGAGGCAAAGCTGGGATACTTATGAAACAACTGATATTTTTGTACATATGATGCCGTTTTATTCCTATGATATTCCTCATACTTGTGGGCCTGAGCCCGCTGTATGTTGCCAGTTTGACTTCGCAAGAATGAATGGATTTATGTATGAACGTTGCCCCTGGGGACAACATCCGGAAGAAACAACCCAAGAAAACGTCAAGGAACGAGCCCTTAAACTTCTGGATCAGTACAAGAAAAAGTCAACCCTTTACCGAACCAACACACTTCTGATCCCACTTGGAGACGATTTTCGTTACATCAGCATCGATGAAGCAGAAGCCCAGTTTAGGAATTATCAAATGTTATTCGATTATATAAATTCATCTCCAGAATTGAACACCGAGGCAAAATTCGGAACTTTAGAAGATTATTTTCGAACAGTAAGAGAAGAAGCTGAAAAAATAAACTATACACGTCCTGGTGAAATCGGGTCGGGTCAGGTTCCCGGGTTTCCTTCTTTATCCGGTGATTTCTTTACTTATGCCGATAGAGAGCAAGATTACTGGAGTGGGTATTATGTTTCACGCCCATTTTTCAAATCAGTTGATCGTGTACTCGAGCACACTCTACGGGCTACTGAAATGACAATGGCGTTTTTACTCGGGTTCTGCCAGCGGGCCCAGTGTGAAAAGTTACCAACGGGTTTCACCCATAAGTTAACTGCTGCAAGAAGGAATCTGGCTCTATTTCAGCACCATGATGGTGTAACCGGCACTGCTAAGGATCACGTGGTTCAAGACTATGGGATGCGAATGCACACTTCGTTACAAGATCTTCAAATTTTTATGTCTAAAGCTATTGAGGTACTGCTAGGGATCCATCATGATAAAAATGATCAAAAACCGTCACTGTTCGAGCCGGCTCAGGTTCGGTCCAGATTCGATGCCCAACCGGTGAACCAACTGATCAGTGCTAATCAAGGAACCGTTCAATCGGTGGTGATTCTTAATTCTCTTGAGCAAACAAGAAACGAAATTGTGATGTTTATTGTTGAGAGACCCGACGTAACTATTCTCGACTCGAATTGGACTTGTGTTAAGAGTCAAATATCTCCTGAATTGCAGCATAATAAAATGAAGATATTTACGGGAAGGCATAGAGTATTTTTCAAAGCTTCTGTTCCTGCTATGGGGTTACAGACGTATTACATTGCTAACGGTTTTGTAGGATGTGAGAAAGCCAAACCGGCAAAGTTGAAAATTTCATCAACTGCTAAAAGTCTACCGTGTTTTGCTCCGTATAGTTGCTCACAAGTGGAAGGTGATTCGATCCAGATTAGAAACCGCCATCAAGCTCTTACTTTCGATTCCAAATTCGGGTTGTTACAGAAAGTAACCGAAACCAAAAGCGGGTCTGAGAATGTTATAGATGTTGAGCTGGCTATGTACACGAGTCCGGAGAGTGGGGCCTATCTTTTTAAACCCATTGGTGATGCCAAAACGATCACTGAAACCGGTAGTGACATTGTAGTTTCAGAGGGTTCTCTGGTGCAAGAAGTTTTTTCGATACCGCAAACGGGCTGGGCCAAATCGCCTGTTTCTCACAGCACCCGTATTTACATCTGTGAAGGGTCCGTGCAGGAGCTTTTGATTGAAAATGAGTATCACGTGGAGCTTATCGGGCATGAGTTTAATGATAAAGAATTGGTTGTTAGGTATAAAACGGATATTGATAACAAGAGGATTTTTTATTCGGATTTAAACGGCTTTCAGATGAGTCGTAGAGAAACATATGATAAAATTCCCCTTCAGGGAAATTACTACCCAATGCCGTCACTTGCTTTTATGCAAGAATCTAAAGGAACCCGTTTTTCTGTACACACGAGGCAATCATTGGGTGTGGCTAGCCCGAAAAATGGATGGTTCGAGATCATGCTTGATCGACGGCTGTCACGAGACGACGGTCGTGGGCTCGGTCAAGGAGTAATGGATAACCATCCAATTAACGTAGTTTTCCACATCACGTTCGAATCCAACATATCCTCGGTTCTCGACCCAGTGTCACACTCAGGTCCCATAAGCCCGTCTCTTTTCTCCCATCGTGTCGGGGCCCACTTGAACCACCCATTGCATGCATTCATAGCTAAAAAACCACAAGAAATATCAGTTCAACCGCCCCCGAGATCTTTCTCACCCCTAACAGCTCCATTGCCATGTGACTTGCATGTTGTAAGTTTTAAGGTCCCCCGACCGTTAAAATACACACAACAGAATCTTGAAGAACCGAGGACGGTCTTGATTTTGCAGAGAAGACATTGGGATTCATCGTACTGTCGAAAAGGAAGATCGGATTGTTCAAGGATAGATGATGAGAATTTGAATCTGTTGAACATGTTTCAGGGTCTTGATGTTTTAAATGCCAAAGCTACCTCTTTAAATCTTTTGCATGATGATACAGAGATGCTTGGATATGGTGAAAGCGTTCCAGATGTTTCTCAAGGACGGCTTGTTATCTTGCCTATGGAGTTGCATGCTTACAAGTTCGATTTACGGCCTGTTGCCAGTTAA
- the LOC110903919 gene encoding BRCA1-associated RING domain protein 1 isoform X3 encodes METNSHPQTNGLGSSGGQTSVVSEQRRCAFCHSSKQTEGSGPFVAYAQGKEVTGNVDNFSNVIHVHLTCVSWTPKIYFKNGFIKNLESEIIRANDLKCSSCGKKGAGLGCYTVSCKKTYHVPCAYDIPGCRWDDDFLLLCPEHASEKFPSEEKAKPGKKDTEKGKTLSSYGKNLVLCGSGLSSDEKFDLVDFASSSGAVVSIFRDNVTHVIAATDSKGAGARTYKLLMAILHGKWILTMGWVKACMEARKLVNEEPYEVLLDNHGSYGGPKEGRLRVQNNAPKLFNNLNFYFIGDFLSTYKADLLNLVTTAGGTVIETRDRLLLSSHEEDTKANVNEVTLVVYNADFSYNPGFEDETALKCRVLDEAEDLAQEVGCQVVPHIWILDSIACGLQPSIPRH; translated from the exons ATGGAAACAAATAGCCACCCACAAACCAATGGTTTGGGTTCTTCTGGTGGGCAGACATCTGTTGTTTCGGAGCAGCGTCGTTGTGCCTTCTGCCATTCATCTAAGCAGACAGAG GGGAGTGGACCGTTTGTGGCGTATGCTCAAGGGAAGGAAGTAACAGGAAATGTGGATAATTTCTCCAACGTTATACATGTTCATTTAACATGCGTAAGCTG GACTCCTAAGATTTATTTTAAGAATGGATTTATCAAGAACCTAGAATCAGAAATCATAAGGGCAAACGATCTAAAATGCAGCAGTTGTGGTAAAAAAGGAGCTGGTCTTGGCTGCTATACGGTGTCGTGCAAAAAAACTTACCACGTGCCTTGTGCATATGACATTCCTGGTTGCAGATGGGAT GATGACTTTTTGTTGCTGTGCCCAGAGCATGCATCTGAAAAGTTTCCAAGTGAAGAGAAGGCAAAACCTGGGAAGAAAGACACTGAGAAAGG CAAAACATTGTCGAGTTATGGAAAGAATTTGGTGTTATGTGGTTCAGGTCTTTCTTCAGATGAAAAG TTTGATCTCGTTGATTTTGCAAGCAGCAGTGGTGCAGTAGTGTCGATATTCAGAGATAATGTCACCCATGTGATTGCCGCCACAGATTCAAAAGGTGCCGGCGCAAGAACATATAAACTGTTAATGGCCATTTTGCATGGAAAATGGATTCTTACAATGGGAT GGGTAAAAGCTTGTATGGAAGCTAGAAAGCTTGTGAACGAAGAACCGTATGAAGTTCTTCTTGACAACCATGGTTCTTATGGAGGCCCTAAAGAAGGGAGATTAAGAGTTCAAAATAAT GCTCCAAAGCTTTTCAACAACTTGAATTTCTACTTCATTGGGGACTTTTTGTCGACTTATAAAGCTGATCTTCTAAACTTGGTTACAACTGCCGGAGGCACGGTTATCGAGACCCGGGATCGGTTATTACTATCAAGTCATGAAGAAGATACAAAAGCAAATGTGAATGAAGTTACTTTGGTTGTTTACAATGCTGACTTTTCATATAATCCTGGGTTTGAAGATGAAACTGCCTTGAAATGCCGAGTGTTAGATGAAGCAGAGGATTTAGCTCAAGAAGTCGGGTGTCAGGTTGTTCCCCATATATGGATTTTGGATTCAATTGCTTGTGGTTTACAACCTTCTATACCAAGGCACTAA
- the LOC110903920 gene encoding cyclin-B1-2: MEAPKTIEHEIGGLKNDALRFGLQGVKSDIVGSHPLESAFQSANVREEQMKRKILANTYGSAFPLKQEFDRKILSRFQRPPGLIPSSMLGLESLTGALEDFGVEDYLQDVHDTETMRAPDMHHGMEVRVGLSKGPVHPSFM; this comes from the exons ATGGAAGCACCAAAGACAATCGAGCACGAGATCGGAGGTCTAAAGAACGATGCACTCCGTTTCGGCCTTCAAGGCGTCAAGAGTGACATCGTTGGATCTCATCCTCTCGAATCCGCCTTTCAATCG GCAAATGTGAGAGAAGAACAGATGAAGAGGAAAATCCTTGCAAACACTTACGGATCCGCTTTTCCTTTGAAGCAGGAGTTTGATCGAAAAATCCTTTCTAG ATTTCAGAGGCCTCCAGGACTGATACCATCATCCATGCTTGGATTAGAGTCATTGACAGGAGCTTTGGAAGATTTTGGTGTTGAAGATTACCTTCAAG ATGTCCATGACACTGAAACAATGCGCGCCCCAGACATGCACCATGGAATGGAGGTTCGTGTTGGGCTCTCAAAAGGACCGGTTCATCCCAGTTTCATgtga
- the LOC110903917 gene encoding BRCA1-associated RING domain protein 1 isoform X2, translating into MATDGGNPRASSARNSPKRHGDSGVKRQTVDGKRQKKTIGKQNDAKMETNSHPQTNGLGSSGGQTSVVLEQSPCAFCHSSKQTEGSGPFVAYAQGKEVTGNADNFSNVIHVHLKCVSWTPMIYFKDGLIKNLESEIIRANKLKCSSCGKKGAGLGCCRKLCQKTYHVPCAYDIPDCRWDDDFLLLCPKHASSKFPSEEKAKSGKKDTEKGISRHLNPSKILLNYGKDLVLCGSGLSSDEKFDLVDFASTSGAIVSIYKNNVTHVIAATDSKGACTRTYKILMAILHGKWILTMEWIKACMEAGHLVKEEPYEVLLDNHGSCGGPKEGRLRLQNNAPRLFNNLSFYFIGDFLPTYKADLLNLVTTAGGTVIETRDQLLLSSHEEDTKANVNEVTLVVYNADFSYNPGFEDATALKCRVLDEAEDLAQEVGCQVVPHIWILDSIACGLQPSIPRH; encoded by the exons ATGGCTACCGATGGTGGCAACCCTAGGGCG AGTTCAGCAAGAAATTCACCAAAGAGACATGGTGATTCCGGCGTTAAACGTCAAACCGTTGACGgaaaaaggcaaaagaaaacgatCGGTAAACAGAATGATGCGAAAATGGAAACAAATAGCCACCCTCAGACCAATGGTTTGGGTTCTTCTGGTGGGCAGACATCTGTTGTTTTGGAGCAGAGTCCTTGTGCCTTCTGCCATTCATCTAAGCAGACAGAG GGGAGTGGACCGTTTGTGGCGTATGCTCAAGGGAAAGAAGTAACGGGGAATGCGGATAACTTCTCCAACGTTATACATGTTCATTTAAAATGCGTAAGCTG GACACCTATGATTTATTTTAAAGATGGTCTTATCAAGAACTTAGAATCAGAGATCATAAGGGCAAACAAGCTAAAATGCAGCAGTTGTGGTAAAAAGGGAGCTGGTCTTGGCTGCTGTAGGAAGTTATGCCAAAAAACTTACCACGTGCCTTGTGCGTATGACATCCCTGATTGCAGATGGGAT GATGACTTTTTGTTGCTGTGTCCAAAGCATGCATCTAGCAAGTTTCCAAGTGAAGAGAAGGCAAAGTCTGGGAAGAAAGACACTGAGAAAGG AATATCTAGACATCTGAATCCTAGCAAAATATTGTTGAATTATGGAAAGGATTTGGTGCTATGTGGTTCAGGTCTTTCTTCGGATGAAAAG TTTGATCTCGTTGATTTTGCAAGTACCAGTGGTGCAATAGTGTcgatatacaaaaataatgtcaCCCATGTGATTGCTGCCACAGATTCAAAAGGTGCATGCACAAGAACATATAAAATCTTAATGGCCATTTTGCATGGAAAATGGATTCTTACAATGGAAT GGATAAAAGCTTGTATGGAAGCTGGACATTTGGTGAAAGAAGAACCATATGAAGTTCTTCTTGACAACCATGGTTCTTGTGGTGGCCCTAAAGAAGGGAGATTAAGACTTCAAAACAAT GCCCCAAGGCTTTTCAACAACTTGAGTTTTTACTTCATTGGGGACTTTTTGCCGACTTATAAAGCTGATCTTCTAAACTTGGTTACAACTGCCGGAGGCACAGTTATTGAGACCCGGGATCAGTTATTACTATCAAGTCATGAAGAAGATACAAAAGCAAATGTGAATGAAGTTACTTTGGTTGTTTACAATGCTGACTTTTCATATAATCCTGGGTTTGAAGATGCAACTGCCTTGAAATGCCGAGTGTTAGATGAAGCAGAGGATTTAGCTCAAGAAGTCGGGTGTCAGGTTGTTCCCCATATATGGATTTTGGACTCAATTGCTTGTGGTTTACAACCTTCTATACCAAGGCACTAA
- the LOC110903919 gene encoding BRCA1-associated RING domain protein 1 isoform X1 — MATDKSSAPKRHADSGVKRQTIDRKRQKKTINKRNDAKMETNSHPQTNGLGSSGGQTSVVSEQRRCAFCHSSKQTEGSGPFVAYAQGKEVTGNVDNFSNVIHVHLTCVSWTPKIYFKNGFIKNLESEIIRANDLKCSSCGKKGAGLGCYTVSCKKTYHVPCAYDIPGCRWDDDFLLLCPEHASEKFPSEEKAKPGKKDTEKGKTLSSYGKNLVLCGSGLSSDEKFDLVDFASSSGAVVSIFRDNVTHVIAATDSKGAGARTYKLLMAILHGKWILTMGWVKACMEARKLVNEEPYEVLLDNHGSYGGPKEGRLRVQNNAPKLFNNLNFYFIGDFLSTYKADLLNLVTTAGGTVIETRDRLLLSSHEEDTKANVNEVTLVVYNADFSYNPGFEDETALKCRVLDEAEDLAQEVGCQVVPHIWILDSIACGLQPSIPRH; from the exons ATGGCTACCGATAAG AGTTCAGCACCAAAGAGACATGCTGATTCGGGCGTCAAACGTCAAACCATTGACCgaaaaaggcaaaagaaaacgatCAATAAACGGAATGATGCTAAAATGGAAACAAATAGCCACCCACAAACCAATGGTTTGGGTTCTTCTGGTGGGCAGACATCTGTTGTTTCGGAGCAGCGTCGTTGTGCCTTCTGCCATTCATCTAAGCAGACAGAG GGGAGTGGACCGTTTGTGGCGTATGCTCAAGGGAAGGAAGTAACAGGAAATGTGGATAATTTCTCCAACGTTATACATGTTCATTTAACATGCGTAAGCTG GACTCCTAAGATTTATTTTAAGAATGGATTTATCAAGAACCTAGAATCAGAAATCATAAGGGCAAACGATCTAAAATGCAGCAGTTGTGGTAAAAAAGGAGCTGGTCTTGGCTGCTATACGGTGTCGTGCAAAAAAACTTACCACGTGCCTTGTGCATATGACATTCCTGGTTGCAGATGGGAT GATGACTTTTTGTTGCTGTGCCCAGAGCATGCATCTGAAAAGTTTCCAAGTGAAGAGAAGGCAAAACCTGGGAAGAAAGACACTGAGAAAGG CAAAACATTGTCGAGTTATGGAAAGAATTTGGTGTTATGTGGTTCAGGTCTTTCTTCAGATGAAAAG TTTGATCTCGTTGATTTTGCAAGCAGCAGTGGTGCAGTAGTGTCGATATTCAGAGATAATGTCACCCATGTGATTGCCGCCACAGATTCAAAAGGTGCCGGCGCAAGAACATATAAACTGTTAATGGCCATTTTGCATGGAAAATGGATTCTTACAATGGGAT GGGTAAAAGCTTGTATGGAAGCTAGAAAGCTTGTGAACGAAGAACCGTATGAAGTTCTTCTTGACAACCATGGTTCTTATGGAGGCCCTAAAGAAGGGAGATTAAGAGTTCAAAATAAT GCTCCAAAGCTTTTCAACAACTTGAATTTCTACTTCATTGGGGACTTTTTGTCGACTTATAAAGCTGATCTTCTAAACTTGGTTACAACTGCCGGAGGCACGGTTATCGAGACCCGGGATCGGTTATTACTATCAAGTCATGAAGAAGATACAAAAGCAAATGTGAATGAAGTTACTTTGGTTGTTTACAATGCTGACTTTTCATATAATCCTGGGTTTGAAGATGAAACTGCCTTGAAATGCCGAGTGTTAGATGAAGCAGAGGATTTAGCTCAAGAAGTCGGGTGTCAGGTTGTTCCCCATATATGGATTTTGGATTCAATTGCTTGTGGTTTACAACCTTCTATACCAAGGCACTAA